The proteins below are encoded in one region of Amycolatopsis acidiphila:
- a CDS encoding DUF2469 domain-containing protein, with product MSAEDLEKYETEMELSLYREYRDIVSQFSYVVETERRFYLANAVDVQVRDGGGEVYFEVRMSDAWVWDMYRPARFVKNVRVITFKDVNVEELEKPDLRLPEDGPFSG from the coding sequence ATGAGCGCAGAGGATCTCGAGAAGTACGAGACCGAGATGGAGTTGTCGCTGTACCGGGAGTACCGCGACATCGTCAGCCAGTTCTCGTACGTGGTGGAGACCGAGCGGCGGTTCTACCTGGCCAACGCCGTGGACGTGCAGGTCCGTGACGGTGGTGGCGAGGTGTACTTCGAGGTGCGGATGTCCGACGCCTGGGTGTGGGACATGTACCGCCCCGCGCGTTTCGTGAAGAACGTCCGGGTCATCACCTTCAAGGACGTCAACGTCGAAGAGCTGGAGAAACCCGACCTCCGACTGCCCGAGGACGGTCCGTTCTCCGGCTGA
- a CDS encoding ribonuclease HII — MVRGEISWGLLSALDRRGLGPVAGVDEAGRGACAGPLVVAACVLKPGDAARLAELTDSKLLTALARDRVYDRVIARALDYSIVVIPAAEVDLLGIHVMNIEGMRRAVAGLKTCPGYVLTDGFKVPGLPAPSLAVIKGDRAVACVAAASVLAKVTRDRIMSDLHGEHPVYGFDVHKGYTTTEHGAALTEYGPSAVHRWSYTNVATAAAAHGRRPPHKVMLTVAALGQLESSARALEDVVSQNEGSAVGYRSNSRGGARIS; from the coding sequence GTGGTCCGGGGGGAGATCTCCTGGGGCCTGTTGTCCGCACTCGACCGGCGTGGGCTCGGTCCCGTCGCCGGCGTGGACGAGGCTGGACGCGGTGCGTGCGCCGGCCCCCTCGTGGTCGCGGCGTGCGTCCTCAAGCCGGGTGACGCGGCGCGGCTGGCCGAACTGACCGACTCGAAGCTGCTGACCGCACTGGCCCGCGACCGCGTCTACGACCGGGTGATAGCGCGGGCGCTCGACTACTCCATTGTGGTGATTCCCGCGGCCGAGGTGGACCTGCTCGGCATCCATGTGATGAATATCGAGGGCATGCGGCGCGCGGTGGCCGGGCTGAAGACCTGTCCCGGGTACGTGCTGACCGACGGGTTCAAGGTGCCGGGGCTGCCCGCGCCGAGCCTCGCGGTGATCAAGGGGGACCGGGCGGTGGCGTGCGTGGCGGCGGCGTCGGTCCTGGCCAAGGTGACGAGGGACCGCATCATGTCCGACCTGCACGGGGAGCATCCGGTGTACGGGTTCGACGTGCACAAGGGGTACACCACCACCGAACACGGCGCGGCACTCACCGAGTACGGGCCCAGTGCGGTACATCGGTGGTCCTACACCAATGTGGCGACGGCGGCGGCCGCGCACGGGCGGCGGCCACCCCACAAGGTGATGCTGACCGTGGCGGCGCTGGGGCAGTTGGAGTCGTCGGCGCGTGCTCTGGAGGACGTCGTGAGTCAGAATGAGGGTTCCGCCGTCGGATACCGGTCGAACTCGCGAGGAGGGGCGCGGATTTCATGA
- a CDS encoding YraN family protein produces MSTVAGPAPHLGLGRRGERLAARHLQKLGFVVLSQNWRCREGELDIVATDGRTLVVCEVKTRAGQNFGDPAEAVTAEKIARIRRITGQWLRAFSLGWCPIRFDVISVLVGPTGPPRLKHFPGAF; encoded by the coding sequence ATGAGCACTGTGGCAGGACCCGCTCCTCATCTCGGCCTCGGCCGCAGAGGTGAGCGGCTGGCCGCCCGGCATCTGCAGAAGCTCGGCTTCGTGGTGCTGTCGCAGAACTGGCGCTGCCGCGAGGGCGAGCTGGACATCGTGGCCACCGACGGCCGCACACTCGTCGTCTGCGAGGTGAAGACCCGCGCGGGCCAGAACTTCGGCGATCCCGCGGAGGCCGTCACAGCGGAGAAGATCGCCCGCATCCGCCGGATCACGGGCCAATGGCTGCGCGCCTTCAGCCTCGGCTGGTGCCCCATCCGCTTCGACGTGATCTCGGTGCTCGTGGGCCCTACGGGCCCTCCGCGCCTGAAGCACTTCCCGGGGGCCTTCTGA